CGTTCCTGTTGCAAAAGGAAAACTTCATAAAACCTTAATTAAAGATGTGCAAATATCATATGACACAAATTGGCAAAAAAATCATTTGAAATCAATTGAATCGGCATATCGTTCATCACCATATTATGAATTTTATATTGATGAAATATCTCCCTTATATTATTCAAAACATACCTTTTTATTTGACTTCAACTTATTAATTATAAATATTTTTCTTAAGTTACTGGAAATATCAACCGAAATAAAATTTACTACTAATTATATTAGCCTACATAAAAAAAATATAAAAGATTTTAGATTATCAATTCATCCAAAAAACAGCTTTTCATTGTCTGACAATGAATTTAAACAGACTGAATATCATCAGGTTTTTACTGATAAGTTTGGTTTTAAAACAAATTTAAGTATTATTGACTTGTTATTTAACGAAGGACCTAATTCTTTAAATATTCTAAAGCAATCAATAATTCCTA
The nucleotide sequence above comes from Bacteroidales bacterium. Encoded proteins:
- a CDS encoding WbqC family protein, whose translation is MTNDLTILSIAYLPPIQYFTKLLEYSVCHIEKYENYIKQTYRNRCMIYSANGIQTLSVPVAKGKLHKTLIKDVQISYDTNWQKNHLKSIESAYRSSPYYEFYIDEISPLYYSKHTFLFDFNLLIINIFLKLLEISTEIKFTTNYISLHKKNIKDFRLSIHPKNSFSLSDNEFKQTEYHQVFTDKFGFKTNLSIIDLLFNEGPNSLNILKQSIIPIII